One Methylosinus sp. LW4 genomic region harbors:
- a CDS encoding sigma-54-dependent transcriptional regulator, with the protein MNKREDGREMESEATPISRGATVLIVDDEKRSLESLRRVLGGAFQIVCASSAAEAEAVLAGDLVQVILCDQRMPGESGVEFLTRVREHWPEPVRMIISGYTDAEDIIAGVNEAGIFQYVTKPWDPDKLIQSVREAAQLYAAQKDGGAAPPLEAKPSHERLQRLASDRRRAERRMFEFGRIVHAPESPMRQTLALARRAAEYDISVLITGASGTGKELLARAIHHGSARGEKSFVVENCGALPDELLESELFGCKKGAFTGAYQDRVGLFEVADGGSIFLDEIGETSPSFQVKLLRVLQEGEIRPLGAQRPRRVDVRVIAATNRNIVAEVEAGRFRRDLYYRLAAFPIHLPPLSERRCDIAIIAARILVAVNQTFNRRVPGFEPETLRLMERYGWPGNVRELHNEIQRMVALSDGDANLPPGLLSPCIVDHRATTTCDDQQRFTLKERVEMLECALIKESLERNGRNISHVADELGLSRVGLRSKIARYDISRVVDDES; encoded by the coding sequence TCGCTGCGCCGCGTGCTCGGCGGCGCGTTTCAGATCGTCTGCGCCAGCAGCGCCGCCGAGGCGGAAGCCGTGCTCGCCGGCGATCTGGTGCAGGTGATCCTCTGCGACCAGCGCATGCCGGGCGAGAGCGGCGTCGAATTTTTGACGCGCGTGCGCGAGCATTGGCCGGAGCCGGTGCGCATGATCATCTCCGGCTATACGGATGCGGAAGATATTATCGCCGGCGTCAATGAGGCCGGCATTTTTCAATATGTGACCAAGCCCTGGGATCCCGACAAGCTCATCCAATCGGTGCGCGAGGCGGCGCAGCTCTATGCGGCGCAGAAGGATGGCGGCGCGGCGCCGCCGCTCGAGGCCAAGCCCTCGCATGAGCGATTGCAACGGCTCGCCAGCGACAGACGCCGCGCCGAACGGCGCATGTTCGAGTTCGGCCGCATCGTCCATGCGCCGGAAAGCCCAATGCGGCAGACGCTCGCGCTGGCGCGACGCGCGGCGGAATACGACATCTCCGTGCTCATCACCGGCGCCTCGGGCACGGGCAAGGAACTACTGGCGCGCGCCATTCATCACGGCTCGGCGCGCGGCGAGAAGAGCTTCGTCGTCGAGAATTGCGGCGCGCTGCCGGATGAATTGCTCGAGAGCGAATTGTTCGGCTGCAAGAAAGGCGCGTTCACCGGCGCCTATCAGGATCGCGTCGGCCTGTTCGAGGTCGCCGATGGCGGCTCGATCTTTCTCGACGAGATCGGCGAGACGTCGCCGTCCTTTCAGGTGAAGCTGCTGCGCGTGCTGCAAGAGGGCGAGATTCGCCCGCTCGGCGCACAGCGTCCGCGCCGCGTCGATGTGCGCGTCATCGCCGCCACCAATCGCAACATTGTCGCCGAGGTGGAGGCGGGGCGCTTTCGCCGCGATCTCTATTATCGCCTCGCCGCTTTTCCGATTCATCTGCCGCCGCTCAGCGAGCGGCGCTGCGATATCGCCATCATCGCCGCGCGCATACTCGTCGCCGTGAACCAGACCTTCAATCGGCGCGTGCCGGGCTTCGAGCCGGAGACGTTGCGCCTGATGGAGCGCTATGGCTGGCCCGGCAACGTGCGCGAGCTGCACAATGAGATTCAGCGCATGGTGGCGCTGAGCGACGGCGACGCCAATCTGCCGCCCGGCCTACTGTCGCCTTGCATCGTCGATCATCGCGCGACGACGACATGCGACGATCAGCAGCGCTTCACGCTGAAGGAGCGCGTCGAGATGCTGGAATGCGCGCTGATCAAGGAATCGCTGGAGCGCAACGGACGCAACATCAGCCATGTGGCCGACGAGCTCGGACTGTCGCGCGTCGGCCTGCGCAGCAAGATCGCCCGCTATGACATATCCCGCGTCGTCGATGACGAAAGCTGA